One Clostridium estertheticum DNA segment encodes these proteins:
- the gndA gene encoding NADP-dependent phosphogluconate dehydrogenase gives MDKQQFGVIGMGVMGKNLALNVESKGISVSVYNRNRIKTDEILIDEKERNIVGTYSIEEFVNSLELPRKILIMIKAGKPVDDTIEELIPYISKGDILIDGGNSFFMDTIRRSKKLEALGFKFIGSGVSGGEEGALRGPAIMPGGQEDAYKIVEPIFTAIAAKVDGQPCCTYIGANGAGHYVKMVHNGIEYADMQLICEAYALLKGVLGLSNEQLHDVFKQWNGGELDSYLMEITSEIFAQVDNETGEHMVDVILDSAGQKGTGKWTSQSALDLAVPIPTITEAVFARCISALKEERVSASNVLKGPEAKFKGDINEFIESVRRALYASKICAYAQGFALMKSAAVEYNWELEYGKIAKIFRGGCIIRAQFLNKISVAYENDANIKNLMLDSYFADILNSYQKDMRYVISTAVNLGVPVPGFSSALMYYDSYRSANLPANLLQAQRDYFGAHTFERRDKEGIFHHEWVTDTK, from the coding sequence ATGGATAAACAGCAATTTGGAGTTATAGGTATGGGTGTCATGGGTAAAAACCTAGCCTTAAATGTTGAAAGCAAAGGCATTTCAGTTTCAGTTTATAATAGAAATAGAATTAAGACTGATGAGATATTGATAGATGAAAAAGAAAGAAATATTGTGGGAACATATTCTATTGAAGAGTTTGTAAATTCTCTAGAGCTTCCAAGAAAAATATTGATTATGATTAAAGCAGGAAAACCTGTTGATGATACTATAGAGGAATTAATACCTTATATCTCAAAGGGTGACATATTAATTGATGGTGGAAATTCATTTTTCATGGATACAATACGCAGAAGTAAGAAGCTTGAAGCTTTGGGCTTTAAATTCATAGGATCAGGAGTTTCAGGAGGAGAAGAGGGTGCTCTAAGAGGACCAGCAATTATGCCTGGAGGTCAAGAAGATGCCTATAAAATAGTAGAACCTATTTTTACAGCTATAGCTGCAAAAGTAGATGGGCAGCCATGTTGTACTTATATTGGAGCAAATGGAGCAGGACATTATGTGAAGATGGTACATAATGGAATTGAGTATGCAGACATGCAGCTTATTTGTGAAGCATATGCACTTTTAAAAGGAGTTTTAGGACTTTCGAATGAGCAGCTTCATGATGTTTTTAAGCAGTGGAATGGTGGCGAGCTTGATAGCTACCTAATGGAAATAACTAGTGAGATATTTGCACAAGTGGATAATGAAACTGGAGAGCACATGGTTGATGTTATTTTAGACAGTGCAGGCCAAAAGGGAACCGGGAAATGGACTAGTCAAAGCGCACTGGATTTAGCAGTACCGATACCTACCATAACAGAGGCCGTTTTTGCACGTTGCATTTCTGCATTAAAAGAGGAACGAGTATCGGCAAGTAATGTATTAAAAGGACCAGAAGCAAAATTTAAGGGAGATATAAATGAGTTTATAGAATCCGTTAGAAGAGCTCTTTATGCCAGTAAAATATGCGCCTATGCACAGGGATTTGCACTTATGAAATCTGCAGCAGTAGAGTATAATTGGGAACTTGAATATGGGAAAATCGCTAAAATATTCAGAGGCGGGTGTATTATTAGAGCTCAATTCCTTAACAAGATTAGCGTTGCTTATGAAAATGATGCGAATATTAAAAACTTAATGTTAGATTCATATTTTGCGGATATTCTTAATAGTTATCAAAAGGACATGCGATATGTAATATCCACAGCTGTAAATTTAGGTGTGCCAGTCCCAGGATTTTCTAGTGCGCTAATGTATTATGACAGTTATAGAAGTGCAAATCTCCCAGCAAACTTACTACAGGCACAGAGAGATTATTTTGGTGCTCATACCTTTGAAAGAAGGGACAAAGAAGGAATATTCCACCATGAATGGGTAACTGATACTAAATAA
- a CDS encoding DUF6323 family protein: protein MRKMENNFMLIPTVMMNRLAITEIINCNEITSRYGLMLSKAEAQDLVVTRAESLSNNGRIEFAGGIINKLIIEFCDSPFISQFNYASTLNELLETFYYFKNETLDEISDDDLILLMKEFFDVNCKGSIELLQNRELEALAHNIRYGITDYDYVYKDEYEDAYEYENEYEDEYDDTKNFYYEEDYDE from the coding sequence ATGCGAAAAATGGAAAATAATTTTATGTTGATTCCAACTGTTATGATGAACAGGCTGGCAATTACAGAAATCATAAATTGTAATGAAATAACATCCCGTTATGGGTTAATGCTTTCAAAAGCAGAGGCACAAGACCTTGTTGTAACACGTGCAGAGTCTCTAAGCAACAATGGCCGTATTGAATTCGCAGGCGGAATTATTAATAAACTGATTATAGAATTTTGTGACTCCCCCTTCATTTCTCAATTCAACTATGCTTCTACATTGAATGAATTGCTAGAAACCTTTTACTATTTCAAAAATGAGACACTTGACGAAATCAGTGACGATGATCTGATTTTACTTATGAAGGAGTTTTTTGATGTAAATTGCAAAGGTTCCATTGAACTTTTGCAAAATAGAGAGTTAGAAGCTTTGGCACATAATATCCGATATGGAATTACTGATTATGATTATGTATATAAAGATGAATATGAAGATGCATACGAATATGAAAACGAATATGAAGATGAATATGATGATACAAAAAACTTTTATTACGAGGAGGATTATGATGAATAG